A window of Thermodesulfobacteriota bacterium contains these coding sequences:
- the tolQ gene encoding protein TolQ: protein MIWGAGLVVKFVLLLLLVVSVLSWAIILYKVNLLRKVEKETSLFYDLFWKKRQFSLIASVVKNYRFTPLAKLFSSVHAELGQSVAAREGPVDRRTNIHAEEIDRLGRLLKRTASAEKTSLEKSVTFLATTGNTAPFIGLFGTVWGIMNSFRSIGAMGTASLAVVAPGIAEALVATAMGLFAAIPAVVGYNHIISRIDRLSVEMDNFSTDMLNVIEKQMRKTQAQKHGALEPEPMEN, encoded by the coding sequence ATGATATGGGGCGCCGGACTGGTGGTAAAGTTCGTACTGCTCCTCCTGCTCGTCGTCTCCGTACTCTCCTGGGCCATAATACTCTACAAGGTTAACCTCCTCCGGAAGGTGGAGAAAGAGACCTCGCTCTTCTACGACCTCTTCTGGAAAAAGAGGCAGTTTTCGCTGATAGCCTCGGTGGTCAAGAACTACCGCTTCACCCCCCTTGCCAAACTCTTTAGCTCCGTTCACGCAGAGCTCGGTCAGTCGGTCGCGGCCCGGGAGGGCCCGGTTGACCGGAGGACCAACATACACGCGGAAGAGATAGACCGGCTCGGGCGGCTGCTGAAAAGGACCGCCTCGGCCGAGAAGACCTCACTCGAAAAGTCCGTAACCTTCCTCGCGACCACGGGCAACACGGCCCCGTTCATAGGACTCTTCGGCACGGTCTGGGGGATAATGAACTCGTTCCGCAGCATAGGGGCCATGGGGACGGCGAGCCTGGCAGTGGTGGCCCCGGGCATAGCCGAAGCGCTCGTGGCCACGGCCATGGGGCTCTTCGCGGCGATACCGGCCGTCGTGGGATACAACCACATAATATCGAGGATAGACCGCCTGTCCGTGGAGATGGACAACTTCTCGACCGACATGCTGAACGTCATAGAAAAACAGATGAGGAAAACACAGGCGCAAAAGCACGGGGCGCTGGAGCCCGAACCCATGGAGAACTGA
- a CDS encoding M23 family metallopeptidase, whose amino-acid sequence MTKKRFTIIILPPESTDKPRQFQFPVSYYKAARNFLIILALALSYIFYDYGDKASKALELANVKKENTVQKIELQKLSKKTGDLEAQFSKLKLFDKKLRIIANLEKPNQPEDLTGIGGGLPEGEALPTLDGKRNAMTDRMHAELSQLEAVADMQEASFTELQVHLMKQSALLASTPSIWPARGWLTSSYGKRIDPFTGRPQRHKGLDVANRVGTEVIAPADGIVTKVTKTAALGKLIEVSHGYGVKTRYAHLSKSYVKVGKKIKRGEKIAAIGNTGRSTGPHLHYEVHIKGIAVNPYNYILN is encoded by the coding sequence TTGACTAAAAAACGCTTCACGATTATTATCTTACCGCCCGAGTCGACCGATAAGCCCAGGCAGTTCCAGTTCCCGGTTTCTTATTATAAGGCCGCCAGGAACTTCCTTATAATACTGGCCCTGGCGCTTTCCTACATCTTTTACGACTACGGCGACAAGGCGTCCAAGGCCCTGGAGCTTGCGAATGTCAAGAAAGAGAACACCGTCCAGAAGATAGAGCTCCAAAAACTTTCGAAGAAAACCGGCGACCTCGAAGCGCAGTTTTCCAAGCTCAAGCTTTTCGACAAGAAACTCCGTATAATAGCGAACCTCGAGAAGCCCAACCAGCCTGAGGACTTGACCGGCATAGGCGGCGGGCTTCCGGAGGGCGAGGCTCTCCCCACACTCGATGGCAAGAGGAACGCGATGACCGACCGTATGCATGCGGAGTTGAGCCAGCTCGAGGCCGTCGCGGACATGCAGGAGGCGAGCTTTACGGAGTTGCAGGTACACCTCATGAAGCAGTCGGCGCTCCTGGCCTCAACGCCCTCCATATGGCCGGCCCGCGGGTGGCTTACCTCCAGCTACGGCAAGAGGATCGACCCCTTTACCGGCCGCCCGCAGAGGCATAAGGGGCTTGACGTGGCCAACAGGGTGGGCACCGAGGTCATAGCCCCCGCCGACGGGATAGTGACCAAGGTCACCAAGACCGCCGCGCTGGGTAAGCTCATCGAGGTAAGCCACGGCTACGGGGTTAAGACGAGGTACGCGCACCTCTCCAAGAGCTACGTCAAGGTCGGCAAGAAGATAAAGAGGGGTGAAAAGATAGCGGCCATAGGCAACACCGGCCGCTCCACCGGCCCACATCTCCACTACGAGGTGCACATAAAGGGGATAGCCGTCAACCCGTACAACTACATCCTTAACTGA